The genomic DNA GCGGCTGGAGCTGGGAAACATAGGAATAGGATCCGTATAGTTCAACCCATCCTTCATCGGGCTCCAACCTCCGGGTCAAAATATTAACCAGCGTGGTTTTACCGGCTCCATTCACACCAACAATGCCGACTCTGTCTTCGGAATAAAGTTTTAAACTCTCTATATCAATAATTAACCGGTCTCCAAAATATTTTTTTATGTTGCTGCATTCCAGTAATAAAATAAAAACCCCTCCTGATCACCTGGAGAGGATAGCGTTTAAAATATATATCACCTATAGCGCAAATAAAACCCAAACAGTTGGAAAACCGTTCAAGATATTATTAAAAAATAATAAACACAAGTTATATATTATTTGCAAGCTACCGGCAATTATGAAACACTATCCACTCACAGTTTATAAAATGCATGACAATAAAGCCGTTCATAGCCACGGCTTTATTAAATCCTCATTTTACAAATGTTTTATGAGTGAATTATTTCATTGCCTGCTGGTACCTTGCCCTTTCTTAAAATTTGAAGCTTTTTAACACTATCATTATAAGCGTCACCTCACCGGGTGTCAATAAACAACAGGGAAACCCGGTCGAAATGTTATGGCTATGCAGGTCTATTTTATAGTAGGTGCCTCACTAGGCGCTAACCTCTTTTTCTATTAGGTTTTTGTTGTTATGTTTAGCTTTATATAATAACTGATCAGCCTTATTTAATAAACTGGTTAACTCGTCACTTCCTACTTCTATAACACCACCACTAATCGTTACTACAAAATCTTTTTCCCATTTTATCTCTAGAATTTTTTGGCGAATACGAGCCACATGGTTGGAAAAAAAACAAAACTTAATAAAGTAGTAACTAACAATGCCACTAGATTATAATTCCCGTTGATTTTGAAGACTATATATAATCCTACAGAAATAACGCCACAAGTAAAGGTTACTAATACGACTGTTGTTCCTAAACCTAAAAAGTAATTCACCAAACTTGCAGAAAATGACATAAAAACACCTACTAGAAAAACTACATTAAATATCCGGTGTTTTACAGAAATATTTTTTTCATTCTTCACTTGTAATCCTCCACTGATTAGTACCTAACGGGGGACCTCCTCAAATTCGACAATGTACAGCAAATAGCTAATCAACCTTGGTAGAAAGAGAGAATATAGTAAACAAAACCCACCTAGTATATTATTATACATCTATCCTGTCTCTACAGCCACAGCAAAAAATATAATTTGTCATCTCAACCCTACCATTTTCAAATTGGTTGAGTTGTTACCACGAACAGTTTAAATAAGGGTTTCCCGACATTAACATTCTCAACAAAGTTGCCGAGAGCAAAATGCAATGTCAGGAAACCCTTTATTTATCAGTGCTTTAAGTAGTCTTACTTCTCCACCCTTGACATCAATAACACACACTCCACATGGCTCGAGTTGATAGAATTGATGTCTGTTGGCCATTTTAGAAACCATCTGTACGTGGAAACATGTCAATGGGTTTTTCGGCCATTTTTGAAAAACCGTCGTACGAGGAAACATGTCAATTAACAATAACGCCAACCACTGAATGTGCAATTGGCATTAATTAATTTTATGTCAGTTTCTTCTTCAATTCAATTATTCGGGCTTCAATTATTGAAATAACTTTTTTAAATTCCTCATCACTCTTACCCGTAGGATCATCCAGTCCCCAATCCTCTCTATGCTTGCAGGGAAGGTAAGGGCATTCCACATTGCATCCCATTGTAATAACAATATCTACCTGCGGGATATCATCAAGTAACTTTGGATATTGGGTTTTCTCCATATCTATACCATAAAGCTCTTTCATTAGACGCACAGCATCCTGATTAATTTGGGGTTTTGTTTCTGTGCCAGCAGAATAGCTTTCAAATACATCTCCTGCTAAATGTTTGCCCAATGCCTCAGCTATTTGGCTTCGACATGAATTATGAACACAAATAAATGCAACCTTTATCATTTACTCTCCTTACAGCGCCAATAAGCGTTCACCCTTGATATCTTCAGGACTCCATGAAATCAGTGCGAACTTTCCATTTGCATGTTCATTGATGCGGTTGAGCCATTCTATTTCGCCAGTTGCCTTAGCCATCAGTATGGGATTTGTCGTATCCGTGCCGTAAAGTGACTGATTGACCACCCACCACTTAGCGGCGATACCCGCGCGCTTTAAATCATCTTCAAGACGGAGAGCCTCATAAACGGGAGTCGCTTCCGGTAGGGTTACAATAATGACCTCGGTTTCGTCTGATTTCAACCGCGGCAACAATCGCGCCACCGATTCGGGTATCTCGCCCTTAGTACGTTCTATTTCGTGATTATAACTCTGTGTGGACTCCAACAGGAGCAGGGTATGACCTGTGGGAGCAGTATCAACAACTACAACCTGATCGTCTGCCATGTCAACTAATTCCGCAAATGCACGGAAAACAGCTATCTCCTGTGTACAGGGTGAGCGAAGATCTTCTTCGATATAGGCAATATCCTCGTCGCTCATACCAGAAGCGCGTGCCTTGGAGAGCACCTCTTGCTGATACTTTTTAAGCTCCTTAGCTTCATCAATATGGCTCATAGATATACCACTTGTTTCGTCTATCACAAATTTAAAATGCGCAGCCGGGTCAGTAGTGGTAAGGTGGACTTTCTTTCCTCGATTTGCAAGTCCTAACGCAACAGCAGCCGCAACGGTGGTCTTGCCTACACCGCCCTTACCCATCGTAAATATGACGCGCTTGCCTTCTGCTGCTAATTCATCTATCACATCGCTGAGCGAAGGAATATGGTCAGTATTCAATTTTCGCGGCTCAGTAGGGACATAGTCGGTAGTAAGTAAAGCACGCACATTTTCCAAACCAGTGACATTATAAGAGCGTAAAGGTACTATATAGATTGGAAACGCCTTTAAGGCTTTCGGCATATTAGATATAGCTGCCTGCTGTTTTTCGTAAAGGCTGTTTGATAGAGCGTCTGTATGCTCCATCAATAATCCATTGATAACCAGCATCTGATTGTTAACACCTAACGCAAACAATTCATTGGAAGCACGTTCAGCTTCTTTAAATGGTGCAGTTTCCGGTCTGGTAACAAGTATTAATGTAGTCTGACTGCCATCCGACAATGTTTCCACAGCTTGCTGATAAATCGATTTTTTGCTCTCTAAACCTGATAGTTGACCGAGGCAGGATGCGCCATGCGTGCTTTCACTTATGAACCTGCTCCAAGCAGAAGGAAGCTGAAGCATTCGTAGGGTATGGCCAGTAGGAGCAGTATCAAAAATAATATGATCGTACTCCTTCTGAACCTTTTCGTCTGTTATGAAATTAGAGAACTCGTTGAATGCTGCTATTTCTATGGTGCATGAGCCAGAAAGCTGCTCCTCTATATTTGCGATAACAGAAGCTGGCAACTTACCCCGATAAGGCGCGATTACGCTTTCCCGATACTCAGCTGCGGCCTGTATAGGGTCGAGGTTAGCCACATATAGATTAGGCACACCGGGGATAGGCGTACCTTTGTTGCTCAATTCAATCGAGAACACGTCTTGGAGGTTGGAAGCCGGGTCGGTACTGATGAGCAGCACACGTTTGCCTTTGTCTGCGAGAGAAACGGCGGTGGCACAGGCGACGCTGGTTTTACCAACGCCACCCTTGCCGGTATAGAAAAGATATTTCGTTAAATGGATGTTTTGCGGATCGAATTTATTCACTTAACAGCAACCTCCCTTACAATTACATCCCCCAGAATTTTTCTTAGAAACCTTCACCTTGACGGACGTGCTCTTCACTCCCAACACATCTCCGGGAAGATCAAGCAGCTTGGTGAACTCTTCATTGGTAGGGTAGCGGCCAGTAATAACAATCTCATCATCAACCATAACTACCGGTAATCCCTCTGTTCCTTTTTCATTGATATAGGCATTGATGGTCTTATTTTTGATAAATTCAGCAGGTGCACTGTTAAGGTTGAAGCGATCAACAATTACACCATGTTTTTTTAACGTATCAAGCACTGTAGAGATACGCAAAAGTTCAGGGTCTACTCCCACGCCACAGAGTCCGGTTGGGCAGCACATCGCAGGTTCAAATATTTTCATTTTTTTCATGAAGAACAACTCCTTTTATATAGATGATTTTTCAGCTGAAGCAATAAAGATGTTAATTGCGGCACTACTGCAGGATTCACAGGAATCGCAGCAGCATTGTTCATTTAAGTCTTCAATTTTTATATTGGACAAGTTCGCTTCGGTAAACCATTTTCTGATATCCGAGCGTTCAAAGCCAAGCCAGACATCAAACTGTTCTTTGCGTAAAAACTCATAATCATGCCGGTCCAGATCAGCAATCACTAATTTACCACCGGGCTTCAGTATGCGTGTCATCTCTGAAATCGCCTGACCCGGATTTTCAACATGATGCAAGAACATATTTGCCATCACATAATCGACGCTGTCACTTTCCAGAGGAAGCGAATATGCATCCGCCTGTAAGCAGACGATCTCACCGACAGAACTGTATTTCTGCTTTAATACATCAAGCATTTCCTGCGACTGGTCGATTGCTACTACGCGAAGCTTTCTGTTAAGCAGTTCCTGCGTTACAAAGCCGGTA from Desulfallas thermosapovorans DSM 6562 includes the following:
- a CDS encoding arsenate reductase ArsC is translated as MIKVAFICVHNSCRSQIAEALGKHLAGDVFESYSAGTETKPQINQDAVRLMKELYGIDMEKTQYPKLLDDIPQVDIVITMGCNVECPYLPCKHREDWGLDDPTGKSDEEFKKVISIIEARIIELKKKLT
- the arsD gene encoding arsenite efflux transporter metallochaperone ArsD, with translation MKKMKIFEPAMCCPTGLCGVGVDPELLRISTVLDTLKKHGVIVDRFNLNSAPAEFIKNKTINAYINEKGTEGLPVVMVDDEIVITGRYPTNEEFTKLLDLPGDVLGVKSTSVKVKVSKKNSGGCNCKGGCC
- a CDS encoding class I SAM-dependent methyltransferase, producing the protein MKSKEYFDRISNEWDEIRQSFFSDSIREKMCEAAQVKEGLTAVDVGAGTGFVTQELLNRKLRVVAIDQSQEMLDVLKQKYSSVGEIVCLQADAYSLPLESDSVDYVMANMFLHHVENPGQAISEMTRILKPGGKLVIADLDRHDYEFLRKEQFDVWLGFERSDIRKWFTEANLSNIKIEDLNEQCCCDSCESCSSAAINIFIASAEKSSI
- the arsA gene encoding arsenical pump-driving ATPase, yielding MNKFDPQNIHLTKYLFYTGKGGVGKTSVACATAVSLADKGKRVLLISTDPASNLQDVFSIELSNKGTPIPGVPNLYVANLDPIQAAAEYRESVIAPYRGKLPASVIANIEEQLSGSCTIEIAAFNEFSNFITDEKVQKEYDHIIFDTAPTGHTLRMLQLPSAWSRFISESTHGASCLGQLSGLESKKSIYQQAVETLSDGSQTTLILVTRPETAPFKEAERASNELFALGVNNQMLVINGLLMEHTDALSNSLYEKQQAAISNMPKALKAFPIYIVPLRSYNVTGLENVRALLTTDYVPTEPRKLNTDHIPSLSDVIDELAAEGKRVIFTMGKGGVGKTTVAAAVALGLANRGKKVHLTTTDPAAHFKFVIDETSGISMSHIDEAKELKKYQQEVLSKARASGMSDEDIAYIEEDLRSPCTQEIAVFRAFAELVDMADDQVVVVDTAPTGHTLLLLESTQSYNHEIERTKGEIPESVARLLPRLKSDETEVIIVTLPEATPVYEALRLEDDLKRAGIAAKWWVVNQSLYGTDTTNPILMAKATGEIEWLNRINEHANGKFALISWSPEDIKGERLLAL